A single region of the Ascaphus truei isolate aAscTru1 chromosome 6, aAscTru1.hap1, whole genome shotgun sequence genome encodes:
- the LOC142496870 gene encoding mediator of RNA polymerase II transcription subunit 18, whose product MEAPPVSTMPVSGGTINMMEYLLQGSILDQGLESLLHRLRGLCDNMEPETFADHESVFLLKGQQASPFVLRARRSLDRPAAPWHLRYLGQPEAGDRSRHALVRNCVDIATSEALPDFLQEMGFRMDHEFVARGHVFRKGAMKVAVYKVFRVLVAGTVEGAEPLSLSYLVELSAVAPAGQDAVADDVRGFAEQLRPLVQLEKIDPKRLM is encoded by the exons ATGGAGGCTCCTCCCGTCAGCACAATGCCCGTCTCAGGAGGGACCATCAACATGATGGAGTATTTACTGCAAG GCAGCATCCTTGACCAGGGCTTGGAGAGCCTCCTCCACCGCCTGCGCGGTCTCTGCGATAACATGGAGCCCGAGACCTTCGCCGACCATGAGAGCGTCTTCCTGCTCAAGGGTCAGCAGGCCAGCCCCTTCGTCCTGCGAGCCCGCCGCTCTCTTGATCGTCCGGCTGCCCCCTGGCACCTGCGCTACCTGGGTCAGCCGGAGGCGGGTGACCGGAGCAGGCACGCGCTGGTCCGCAACTGCGTGGACATTGCCACCTCCGAGGCTCTGCCCGACTTCCTGCAGGAGATGGGCTTCAGGATGGACCACGAGTTTGTGGCCCGGGGCCACGTGTTCCGGAAGGGCGCCATGAAGGTGGCGGTGTACAAGGTCTTCCGGGTGCTGGTGGCGGGCACGGTGGAAGGGGCGGAGCCGCTCTCGCTATCGTACCTGGTGGAGCTAAGCGCGGTGGCACCTGCAGGGCAGGACGCCGTGGCTGACGATGTGAGGGGCTTCGCAGAGCAGCTGAGACCACTGGTGCAGCTGGAGAAGATCGACCCCAAACGGCTGATGTGA